The window GTGGGCTCAGCGAGTAAGTCACCAGGAGCTTGTCCTTCTGGAAGATTCCCTCTGTATCGATGACGAAGTCGTCCTCGGAAAGGATTCCGGCGGATGCCAGCTCGATACAGTCGTACTTGATCTTCGCCTTTCCGTAGTCATTGTCGTGACCCGCGTATTCCTTCGCGAGGGCCTCGCAGATGACCTCGGTCCTCTTGGGTCCGTCCTCGAGGAACTCAAGGATGCGGAACTTGATAGGGGTGTTCTCCATCATTTTCATACCTCCCTGAGGGTTGCGGTATCTTCGGCATCCTCGGTTGCGAGCAGGAACGATCCGATGAGACAGATGATAAGTCCTGCAATGGTGAATCCGATGATGGTCCACATGCTGTCCTCGGTGTATCCAAGAGCGTTGGCAGGTCCGAGGAAGATGCACAGGAAGATGACTCCGCAAGCTGCGTAGAGCGATCCGATTGCCTGTCCCCTTGCGACTCCGATCATGGGGAACGACTTGTACCAAGTGACGTAGCACCATGCGAATGAGAATCCGATCATGAGCACCAGCAGGAAAGTGGTGGGCTCGAAGAGGGTTCCGATGGTCGCGAATATCGGGATTCCGGTGAGTGCGATGACGATCAGCACGATGATCCAGAACAGTGCCTCGAAGATGAACCTGAGGTGCAGTCCGATATCGGGCTCGGTGAGATCCAGTGCCTTTCCGGCGACTGCTCCCTCGAATCCCCATCCGACCGCTGCCATGATTCCACCGATACATCCGATGACCGGGTTGGCGGAGTCGACTCCTCCGGTAACCAGACTTCCGGAGTACAGGGTGATTCCTCCTGCCAGCAGGACGATGATGGAGAGGTATGCTCTCTTGGAGACCTTCTGCTTAAGATACAGGACAGACATGATCGTACCGATGATGGGGTACAGAAGTCCTGCGATTGCTGCGAATCCGGGGCTCAGGAACAGTGCTGCGATGTAGGTACCGGAAACCGCACATGCTCCACAGATACCTGCGATGATGTAGTACTTGGTGACCGATCTGACCTGAACGATTGTTCTCTTGAGCTCGCCCATCTTTCCGAGTCCTCCGTTCCAGATGAACAGGAGCACTGCGCAGGCGATGGCGTTGATTCCGGTAAGGAACACTGCCTGAAGAACCGCTGCCAAATCATCGCTCAGCCCGTAATCGAGCAGATTGAAGTATACGTCGTTTACGAGGGGTGTCACGTAGATGGCGTAGCCAGGTGCGTACCAGACTCCCCAATACAGGGCGCATAGGACACCCATGAGAATACCGATTCTTTTCTTCTTCTCGTGGTCCATGGCCCTAATCTCATTTACATCCATTATTGATCCTCCTTTTGTAAATGGTGTGGGCGGGGGCTTACGCCCCCAGACTCGTTTGAGCGGGAATGAAGCACATCCCCTTGAAATCAGTTTGGTTGGGGGCCGTCGGCCCCCTTAACTGGTTTGATAAATCACTTTTTCTCGAAGGCTGCAGAGAACTTTGCAGCAGCATCGGAAGCGTTCTCGGTGTAGAGGTCCGCTCCGATCTCGTCTGCCCACTGCTGGGTGACGGGTGCTCCTCCGACGTTGGTCAGGATGGAGTCCCTGATTCCTGCTGCCTTGAGCTTCTCTTCGAAGGTCTTCTGACCGACCATGGTGGATGTCATCAGAGCAGATGTTCCGACAGCGTCCGCCTTGTTGTCGATACAGGACTGTACGATCGTGTCGAGGGGTACGTCACGTCCAATGTTCTTGACATTGAATCCGGCAACCTTCAGCATGATTGCGACGATGTCCTTACCGATGGAGTGGATATCTCCCTCGATTGAACAGATGATGACTGTTCCGAGTCCAGTTCCCATTCCCTGGCCTTTCTTCGCGATCTCAGGCTCGAGGACTTCCATTGCCGCGTTCATGGTGGCTGCTGCTGCCATGACGTGGGGCAGGAAGAGCTTCTTCTGCTCGAAGAGAGCTCCGACCTCGGTCATTCCTGCGGAGTAACCGTTCTCGATGAGTGCGACGATGTCTGCACCCTCTGCAACGGCCTTCTGGGCGACTGCGACGGCCTCTTTGTTGTTGTAGGTCATAATTGCCTTCTTTGCATCCTCTGCTAGTGTCATTTTTACTATTCCTCCTGTGTTTTAATACGTTTATCAGTTCTTCTTGTTGAGGAACTCTTTGTCGGCCTCGTCTACGATGGCCTTCATCTTCTTGTCGACTTCGGGGTCGAGAGGTGCAACGACGTGGTTCTTGAGAACGTCTACGACGATCTCGTGGGCGACATCGACACATGCCTTGGATCCCTGTGCTCTCCAGTCTCCGATCATGTCCCTGTTGAACACGGTGGGGTTGGAAGCGATGTCCATGTTTGCCATGGTGGTGGGGTGTCCGATGAAGTCCTGTCCGACACCAATCTCCTTGATGACGTCGACGGCAAGGGTCTCATCGTTGACTGGGATACCCTCCATTGCCCTCCTCTCCATCGCAATGATGTCATTGTCGATGACGAGCTGCTCCATGGAGAAAGTCTGTCCGAGCTCAAGCATTCCGGATCCGTAGATGGAGTTGACTCCAGCCATTGCGGGGAGAAGAGATGTGATGGTCTTCTCGTGTGCTGCCTGGGAGTCAGGGACCTTGGCGTCGGTCTACATACCAGCTGTGAACACGGGCAGTCCGTAGTACTGTCCGAGCTTGGCGACGGCTGCAGAGATGAGTCCGAGCTCAGGTGCTCCGACGGGTGCGGTTCCGTGCATCAGGTCGAAGATTGTGGTGGATGATCCGTAGAAGACGGGTGCTCCGGGCTTCACAATCTCTGCGAGGACGATACCGGAAAGGATCTCGGCGTTGTGTGTTACGAGTGTTCCTGCAAGGTGGACGGATGATGATCCTCCGGCCATTGCCATTGACAGGACGTTGACGGGGATACCGTACTCGGCTCCCTGCTTGATGACCTGGGCAGCGTTGTGGGACAGCTCGAGAGGCGATGTGGGGCAGACCAGCATCGACATGATGGGTCTGTCACGTGCCTTCTTCTCGTCTCCACCGTAGAATGCCTTGACCATCTCCCAGTAGTACTTGACGTGCTCTGCGACGGGGTCAATGTGGTGGAAGTGCTTGACGGTGTTGGCGATGGAGATGTATGCCTCGTGGACATCCTCTGCTCCCTTTCCTGCCCAGTCTCTTGCGGAAACGGGGAGGGAGAAGTAGCTGATTCCGTCTGCCCAGTCGCACAGCTTTGCGATCTGTGCGAGGTCTGCACTGTTGGAGTCACGGGTCTCGTACTTTCCGTCTCCGAGGTATGTACATACCTGGATTCCGGTTCCGAAACAGGTGTAGTGGACACGGCCCTTCCATGTCTGCTCGACTGTGTGCTCGTCGTCCCTTCCGTAGAGGTAGAATGTCTTGGGGGCGGATGCAAGTGCCTTGTTCAGCAGGAAGTCAGGGATCCTGACCATCTTTGTGTTGTAGTCGACGATACATCCTGCGTCCTCGAAGATGTGCATACACTCCTCATCAGACACCTGAACTCCGTAGTTCCAAAGGACATCCCTTGTCGCATTGTCGATTGCGATGCAGTCATCCTCTGAGAAGAGCTCGATCTGCAGCCCGTTAAGTGCTGTCTTTCCAGGGTACTGGATTTTTGCCATTTGATTTCCTCCTAATTTGAAGTCGTTTATTACTTTTGGTAATGTGATACTTTTTAGTTGATGTTTTGTCTATAAAGAAAAGACATCAACTCCGTCATCCCCCAAACATGGTCGGTCAGACCCAATTTCATCGCAGGCGTGACATCCACGCGTTTGCCACCGTTCTCCTTCTTCCGGATCGAAATCGAAGAGTGCGGAAGACAGAGGTTGTAGTAGCCTTTGAACAGATCCAGACCTGCCTGCACGGCCTCCCTGGATTTACCGAAGGTCACCGTTCTGCGCCTGATCCTCGCATTGAACAGCCTGATCGTCAGGTTCTGCCTCTCGATTGCCGACGTGTTGAGAAGGTGTTCCGGTACGTCGCCGAAGGCGACATACCGTCTCACCTTCTCCAATTTCTTGCCCAGGCGGGTCTTCTCCACTACACCGTAGTTGAAGTCAGAATTGGGCTCCAAATGGCTTCCCGGGCGTCCGCGTCCGTTGTTGTACACGCGATAGCTGTACCTCTTGAAAAGAGTGGTCAGATATGGTCTGTAGCCGTCGGTTACGAAATACGGCATGTGGTTGCGCCTAAGCTTGTCTAATTCGGTGTTGACGATGCGTTCGCAGACGGCCTTTCCTCTGCCGTCGGCGACAATACCCAGCAGATACTTTTCGGTGGCACAGAAGGAGGTCCAGATCCAGTCCCCGTCCTCTTTGAAATGGTCCCCCACGAAAATCATGTTTTTTTTAGAGTATATAAAAGCTCATCGAATTGGAGGCTCTCGGGGGCCACACCCTTCGATTCCAGACTGGCCGAGACCTTAGCAACATGCTCTCCGCCGCGTTTCGTACGCTTCTGCACGGTCCTGACCGTGCAGCCGACGATGTCGGCCGTCCTCCGGACGCCAACCCCGTTGGCCTGACAGGCCATGATCAGATTGTGCTCCTCCTTGGTCAGGTGGGTATGCTCATAAGCTGTGCCAGTACGGTCGTTGAACACGCGTCCGCAGGTCTTACATTTGTATTTGCGCACGGTCCCTGACTTCGTCTGATAGGTCCCGTTCGCTATGATGTTCTGCTCCCCGAGTCTGCCGAAATTCCTGCATTCCTCGTTCGGGCACGAGATCTCCAAGAACTTCTGTTTAGGCCCTCTTTCTCCCATCTTGATCATCATAAACGATATGGGAGTATAAATATAAAATATCAACTAAAAAGTATCACATTACCATTACTTTTTTAATCGCGTTTATAGATTAAATGGATACCGACGGTTTCCCGCCGGTATCTTTTGATTTTCAGCGCCTCTGTGTCTTCTCGCGGAACTTCTCACAGCTGTTGATCTTGATGTCGAGCAGGTTCTCGATGTTCATCTTGGCTGCGATTCCGCGGGGTGCTCCGGGTACTCCGGTGACGACTCCGATTCCGAGCTCCTCACGGAGGTCCCTCATCACGAACTCGTCTGCGAGCTCGACAGTTGTGATGCCGAGCTTCTTGGCGACGTACGCCTTTGCATCCTTGATGCGCATGTTCTTTCCGAACTGCATCCTGGCGATCAGGTCACCAGTGGTCCTGATTCCACCCATTCCGGAGGTCAAGAAGTGGGGGAGATCCATTCCTGCGGGGTCTCCTACTCCGACCTATATTCCGTCGACGCCAGCGATCTCGACCATGGCCTTGCTTGCCCTGGAGACTGCGTCGATTGGGGGTGTCTCGCACATCGGGATTCCGCCGACTCCCATTCCCATGTCTGCGTGGATGGGGATGTTGGATGTCTTGACGGCCTCCTTGATGAAGGTGACTGCCCTTGCGATGTTGAAAGCCAGTGACTTGCTGGTGTTGGTGTTGCAGACGGTACCGCAGACGTTCGCTCCGGCCTTCTCGGCGAGCTTGACGTACTGGTGGGGGTACATTCCTGCGACGACCTGTCCCTCGAACTCGATCATTCCGTGGATTCCCATGATTGACTCACCAGCGAATCCGACCTGGATGTACGCTTCGGGGCACTGCTCCCTGAGGATCTTGACTCCGTTGAGGGTACCTACACAGTCTGCGTCTCCTGCGGAACCAGTCGTGTCGAAGTTGAATCCATCGGATCCAGCCTGCTGGAGCCTTGTTGTCACGTACTCGATATCCCTGGTAACGTGCTGGGATGCGAGCTCTGACTGCTGCATGGACTCCTCAATCTTGAACTCCCTCATGAGGTCTGCCGGGTTTCCGTAGGGTCCGTCAGGTGCGTAGTAGAGTCCCTGGTTGGGCATTGCTCCGTAGAAGAAGGGAGCAACGATCTCTGCCTGGATCTCCTCCATTGTCTGCATCTCCATCGCGATGACGGGTTTCACAGGCTTGATGGAGTAGTCAGAGTGTGCCAACTCGAATGTGTCTGCTCCGAGTGCCCTCTCGTGGAGGAGAGCTGCCTCGAGCCTTCCCATGTCGACTCCGTTTCCGGAGTTTCCGTTGTCACCTGTAAAGTCCAGCTGTCCGATATCGTAGGAAAGTACGACCTCGTGACCGGGCTCGACTCCGACGACCCTGTCCTGGGAGATGATGATGTCGGCGATGTGCTCGAGTTCGTCTGCTGTGAGCATAGGAACGCCGGCCATGTCCGCGGCATCTGCTGTACCGTTGTGCAGGTCATCAAGGATTGCTTCCTTGGTCATGAGGACTCTCTTTCCGTCCCCCATTCTTGTGTAGTATTCTGTCAACTATATCCTCCTCTTTGTAAAGTTTTGTTTAGACTTCAGTCAGAAGCTACTGCCTGGGCCTTCTTGGTTGTCTCGGAAGCGGACTCTCCGTAGATGTCTGCTCCGATCTTGTCGGCGTATGCCTGGGTGACGGGTGCTCCTCCGACCATGATCTTGACCTGGTCGCGGATCCCCTGTGCCTTGAGGTCCTCGATGACTGTCTTCATTCCGACCATTGTGGTGGTCATGAGTGCAGACATTCCGCAGAAGTTACAGCCATTCTTGACTTCCTCGATGAAGTTCTTGAGAGGTACGTCCCTTCCGAGGTCGCGGACCTCGAATCCTGCGCACTGGAGCATGGTGGAGCAGATCGACTTTCCGATGTCGTGGACATCTCCCTCGACCGTTCCCATGACTGCGACTCCCTTTGCCTGGTCGGATCCTGCTCCGGCCTTCAGCTCCTCGTCGAGTGTGGACATGGCGTTCTTCATTCCGGCTGCTGCGCTCAGGACGTGGGGCAGGAACAGTTTTCCCCTCTCGAAGAGAACTCCGACATCGGACATTGCTGCACCGAGTGTTGTGATGATCTCATCTGCGGGCATTCCTGCTGCGTGAGCCTCCTCGACAGCCTTACCGATGTCGGGGACCTTACAGGAAACCAACGCGTCCTTGAGCTTCTTTGCCTCATCTTCAAAAGCCAATATTATTCCTCCTTAAGCACATCGTGCTATAATCCGAGGATAGCGAGACAGATAATAATACCTTTGTAGTATGTTATATATATGATAAGTTAAAAAGGCAGTTGGATGTATAGTGGCAAAAAACGCTTTATGACTCTTTTTGGCACAATTTGAAATGGTAGTTTAAATATTGCAGACAGTTTTCTTTCATTTTTCAATCAAATTTCTCATTTTTCATCCAAAACTAAAGATATGATGGATGGATGGATGTGTTATCCATGCATAAGTGTACATCTCGCGCCACACGAAACGGTCAAAGTATAGCATTTTTAGAATGCGGATCGACCGTCATGACAAGACGCGTCGATACATGACATTCAATTTCATAAGTATTATTTTCTAAGTGTGTTATTCTATATTACAATATATAGTAATTGGAAGAAACATCGTTGTTCAATTGACAGTCAATAGTGAGCAACTATTACCAAAAGATGGATCGTTTCTACAAAAATATAATTAACGATTAGTGGGTTTTATTTAAACTTTATTGAGTTGGATATATGTTCTATCATATCAATTTATATAGTATGGCAATTCTATTTTTCTTAAATCGAAATATTTATATATATATCTCTTTAAAAGCCGTTAATTCATAGAAATTGTTAAATAATGTATACTAAGATTATTATTTCATACAGCAGAGTATCTGTTAGTAATGCAAACCAAAGGAGGAAACACAAATGGCAAACGAGGAGATTCTGGCCGAACTTAAGACGTCGGTCGAGACATGGAACATCAAGCTTGCAGAGGAAGCCACCAAGAAGGCAATCGATGCAAAGATGGAGATCGGAGACATTATCGGAAAGGGACTTGGAAAGGGAATGGAGACCATCGGAGAAAGGTTCGACAAGGCCGAGATCTACCTTCCCCAGGTCGTCGCAGCATCCAAGACAATGGAGGCAGCACTCAACATCCTGAAACCCCTCATGGAGGCCGGACAGGGAGAGCTGAAGGGAACCGTCGTCATGGGAACCGTCGAGGGAGACATCCACGAGATCGGAAAGAATGTCTGCTGCGCAATGCTCAGGGGAGCAGGATACAACGTCATCGACCTTGGACCCGACGCATCCGCAATGGACTTCATGGACGCTGCAGAGGAGAACGACGCACAGGTCGTCGGAGGATCCGCACTCATGACCACCACTCTTGAGTCCCAGAGAGAGATCGTTGAGACCATTAAGGAGATGGAGGCCCCCTACAAGGCAATCTTCGGCGGAGCACCCTGCTCGAAGGAGTGGTGCGACCAGATCGGAGCAGACGGATATTCCGAGACTGCCAACGAGATTATCGGACTCGTGGACAAGCTCGTCGGAAACTGATTCCACTAAAAAGAAGGTGAAAAGAAATGGCAGCGACAAGGTTCCTGACTATTACGGACGTCTACGACAGGTTCCTCAAGGGAAAGAAGGTCC of the methanogenic archaeon mixed culture ISO4-G1 genome contains:
- a CDS encoding dimethylamine:corrinoid methyltransferase MtbB; this encodes MGDGKRVLMTKEAILDDLHNGTADAADMAGVPMLTADELEHIADIIISQDRVVGVEPGHEVVLSYDIGQLDFTGDNGNSGNGVDMGRLEAALLHERALGADTFELAHSDYSIKPVKPVIAMEMQTMEEIQAEIVAPFFYGAMPNQGLYYAPDGPYGNPADLMREFKIEESMQQSELASQHVTRDIEYVTTRLQQAGSDGFNFDTTGSAGDADCVGTLNGVKILREQCPEAYIQVGFAGESIMGIHGMIEFEGQVVAGMYPHQYVKLAEKAGANVCGTVCNTNTSKSLAFNIARAVTFIKEAVKTSNIPIHADMGMGVGGIPMCETPPIDAVSRASKAMVEIAGVDGIOVGVGDPAGMDLPHFLTSGMGGIRTTGDLIARMQFGKNMRIKDAKAYVAKKLGITTVELADEFVMRDLREELGIGVVTGVPGAPRGIAAKMNIENLLDIKINSCEKFREKTQRR
- a CDS encoding trimethylamine:corrinoid methyltransferase MttB, translating into MAKIQYPGKTALNGLQIELFSEDDCIAIDNATRDVLWNYGVQVSDEECMHIFEDAGCIVDYNTKMVRIPDFLLNKALASAPKTFYLYGRDDEHTVEQTWKGRVHYTCFGTGIQVCTYLGDGKYETRDSNSADLAQIAKLCDWADGISYFSLPVSARDWAGKGAEDVHEAYISIANTVKHFHHIDPVAEHVKYYWEMVKAFYGGDEKKARDRPIMSMLVCPTSPLELSHNAAQVIKQGAEYGIPVNVLSMAMAGGSSSVHLAGTLVTHNAEILSGIVLAEIVKPGAPVFYGSSTTIFDLMHGTAPVGAPELGLISAAVAKLGQYYGLPVFTAGMOTDAKVPDSQAAHEKTITSLLPAMAGVNSIYGSGMLELGQTFSMEQLVIDNDIIAMERRAMEGIPVNDETLAVDVIKEIGVGQDFIGHPTTMANMDIASNPTVFNRDMIGDWRAQGSKACVDVAHEIVVDVLKNHVVAPLDPEVDKKMKAIVDEADKEFLNKKN
- a CDS encoding dimethylamine methyltransferase corrinoid protein is translated as MAFEDEAKKLKDALVSCKVPDIGKAVEEAHAAGMPADEIITTLGAAMSDVGVLFERGKLFLPHVLSAAAGMKNAMSTLDEELKAGAGSDQAKGVAVMGTVEGDVHDIGKSICSTMLQCAGFEVRDLGRDVPLKNFIEEVKNGCNFCGMSALMTTTMVGMKTVIEDLKAQGIRDQVKIMVGGAPVTQAYADKIGADIYGESASETTKKAQAVASD
- a CDS encoding EamA-like transporter family protein, whose product is MDHEKKKRIGILMGVLCALYWGVWYAPGYAIYVTPLVNDVYFNLLDYGLSDDLAAVLQAVFLTGINAIACAVLLFIWNGGLGKMGELKRTIVQVRSVTKYYIIAGICGACAVSGTYIAALFLSPGFAAIAGLLYPIIGTIMSVLYLKQKVSKRAYLSIIVLLAGGITLYSGSLVTGGVDSANPVIGCIGGIMAAVGWGFEGAVAGKALDLTEPDIGLHLRFIFEALFWIIVLIVIALTGIPIFATIGTLFEPTTFLLVLMIGFSFAWCYVTWYKSFPMIGVARGQAIGSLYAACGVIFLCIFLGPANALGYTEDSMWTIIGFTIAGLIICLIGSFLLATEDAEDTATLREV
- a CDS encoding trimethylamine methyltransferase corrinoid protein; translation: MTLAEDAKKAIMTYNNKEAVAVAQKAVAEGADIVALIENGYSAGMTEVGALFEQKKLFLPHVMAAAATMNAAMEVLEPEIAKKGQGMGTGLGTVIICSIEGDIHSIGKDIVAIMLKVAGFNVKNIGRDVPLDTIVQSCIDNKADAVGTSALMTSTMVGQKTFEEKLKAAGIRDSILTNVGGAPVTQQWADEIGADLYTENASDAAAKFSAAFEKK
- a CDS encoding transposase, producing the protein MMIKMGERGPKQKFLEISCPNEECRNFGRLGEQNIIANGTYQTKSGTVRKYKCKTCGRVFNDRTGTAYEHTHLTKEEHNLIMACQANGVGVRRTADIVGCTVRTVQKRTKRGGEHVAKVSASLESKGVAPESLQFDELLYTLKKT
- a CDS encoding monmethylamine methyltransferase corrinoid protein — translated: MANEEILAELKTSVETWNIKLAEEATKKAIDAKMEIGDIIGKGLGKGMETIGERFDKAEIYLPQVVAASKTMEAALNILKPLMEAGQGELKGTVVMGTVEGDIHEIGKNVCCAMLRGAGYNVIDLGPDASAMDFMDAAEENDAQVVGGSALMTTTLESQREIVETIKEMEAPYKAIFGGAPCSKEWCDQIGADGYSETANEIIGLVDKLVGN